A region of Candidatus Eremiobacterota bacterium DNA encodes the following proteins:
- a CDS encoding nucleoside kinase, producing the protein MPEDAVKVIFADGREHEVTRGITVLDAARLSGHFTPYHLMGALVNNELKSLSEPLLEDSRVELLDGRLEEGRKIYRRSLSLVMIRAFRELFPDGKVVIRHSLSGGYFCKPSIDRPFTPKDLKALKARMDEIIARDEPFKPHVFTREEAVKFFGSDGQDDKARLFPYMGDPSIEVHSCGEIRACIFGKMVQSTGYLKVYDLLYYPPGFILRFPRSNNPLQLSPYTEQKKLFRVYYEYKQWVNLLGVGDVPALNTVIESGEINDLIRVAEALHEKKIAAIADIIAKNKEQLRVVLIAGPSASGKTTFAQRLAVQLRVNGIKPVGISVDDYFLDREKTPRDEKGDYNFEILEALDLELFNNHLTTLLMGGEVEIPHFDFTVGARMKSGRKLRIKPDQPLVIEGIHCLNDRLTESIARENKFKIYVSALTQLNLDDHNRINTTDTRILRRIVRDKQFRGRDALGTLKRWDSVRMGERDHIFPFQEEADIMFNSSLVYEFSVLKTFVEEPLKAIGRTEPEYSEAQRLLSILQFFLKVGTDEIPPNSIMREFIGATYFISADVPH; encoded by the coding sequence ATGCCGGAAGATGCAGTAAAAGTCATATTCGCAGACGGAAGAGAGCATGAAGTGACCAGGGGGATCACGGTGCTCGATGCGGCGAGGCTCTCGGGGCATTTCACTCCCTATCACCTTATGGGAGCCCTGGTGAACAATGAGCTTAAGTCTCTCTCGGAGCCCCTCCTGGAAGATTCCCGTGTGGAGCTTCTTGACGGCCGCCTCGAGGAGGGCCGCAAGATCTACCGAAGAAGCCTCAGCCTTGTCATGATCAGAGCCTTCAGGGAGCTCTTCCCCGACGGGAAGGTAGTGATAAGGCACTCCCTGAGCGGCGGCTATTTCTGCAAGCCGTCGATTGACAGGCCTTTTACTCCCAAGGATCTCAAGGCCCTCAAGGCGAGGATGGACGAGATCATTGCACGCGACGAGCCTTTCAAACCCCATGTCTTCACCAGGGAAGAGGCGGTGAAGTTTTTCGGAAGCGACGGCCAGGATGACAAGGCGCGGCTCTTTCCCTACATGGGGGATCCTTCCATAGAAGTCCATTCCTGTGGAGAGATAAGAGCCTGCATCTTCGGCAAGATGGTGCAGAGCACCGGCTACCTGAAGGTCTATGATCTTCTCTATTACCCGCCGGGCTTCATCCTGCGCTTTCCCCGCTCCAACAACCCCCTTCAGCTTTCGCCCTACACAGAGCAGAAGAAGCTCTTCAGAGTTTACTATGAGTACAAGCAGTGGGTGAACCTCCTGGGAGTCGGCGACGTGCCGGCTCTCAACACCGTCATAGAGTCGGGCGAGATAAACGACCTCATAAGGGTTGCCGAGGCTCTTCATGAGAAAAAGATCGCTGCCATTGCCGACATTATAGCAAAAAACAAGGAGCAGCTCAGGGTTGTTCTCATAGCGGGGCCATCGGCGTCGGGGAAGACCACCTTTGCCCAGAGGCTTGCCGTGCAGCTCAGGGTGAACGGGATCAAGCCTGTAGGTATCTCCGTCGATGATTATTTCCTTGACAGGGAAAAGACGCCCCGCGATGAAAAGGGCGACTACAATTTCGAGATTCTTGAGGCCCTCGATCTTGAGCTTTTCAACAATCACCTCACCACGCTTCTCATGGGCGGTGAAGTGGAGATACCCCACTTCGACTTCACTGTCGGCGCCCGCATGAAGTCGGGGAGAAAGCTCAGGATCAAGCCGGATCAGCCCCTCGTGATAGAGGGGATTCACTGTCTCAACGACAGGCTTACCGAGTCAATCGCCAGGGAGAACAAGTTCAAGATATACGTAAGCGCCCTTACGCAGCTCAACCTGGATGACCATAACAGGATCAACACCACCGATACGAGGATTCTCAGGAGAATAGTGCGTGACAAGCAGTTCAGGGGGCGCGACGCGCTGGGAACACTGAAAAGATGGGATTCCGTAAGGATGGGCGAGCGTGACCACATCTTTCCCTTCCAGGAAGAGGCTGACATCATGTTCAACTCCTCGCTGGTCTACGAGTTTTCCGTTCTCAAGACCTTTGTGGAGGAGCCCTTGAAGGCCATCGGCAGGACCGAGCCCGAGTATTCGGAAGCGCAGCGCCTCCTGTCGATACTGCAGTTCTTCCTGAAAGTGGGAACCGATGAGATTCCTCCCAACTCCATCATGCGCGAGTTCATCGGTGCCACCTACTTCATAAGCGCCGACGTGCCCCATTGA
- a CDS encoding carbohydrate kinase family protein: MEEKDLSWRMEKALLLCTIAEVGMAIIITGSLAYDNILKFPGFFKEHILPDKIEKLNVSFLVDSMKKLRGGCAANIAYSLALLGKRPHVMGTVGEDFGEFRTWMEAQGIETSLIKVIPGEYTASCFITTDRSSNQITGFYAGAMASAHTLSFHELKNEKVEIAIISPNDPGAMVKYCRECREASIPFIFDPGHQIPRLEPEQILENIRGSRFTIQNDYELDMILHKTGKSEQELLEITGGLIVTKGSQGSFIKTKEQTYSIPPVTPRIVADPTGAGDAYRSAIIMGILCGLDFMAMGKLASLVATYVVEVCGTTEHHFTFQELKARYEQVFGEALPMPVPGEG, translated from the coding sequence TTGGAGGAAAAAGACCTTTCGTGGAGAATGGAGAAGGCTTTACTATTATGCACCATCGCGGAGGTGGGTATGGCGATCATTATCACCGGCTCGCTGGCTTACGACAATATCCTGAAGTTCCCGGGCTTTTTCAAGGAACACATCCTTCCCGACAAGATAGAAAAGCTCAACGTGAGCTTTCTCGTTGACTCAATGAAAAAGCTCCGCGGAGGCTGCGCCGCTAATATCGCCTATTCCCTGGCGCTGCTGGGGAAAAGACCTCATGTCATGGGGACAGTGGGAGAGGACTTCGGCGAGTTCCGCACGTGGATGGAGGCACAGGGCATTGAAACCTCCCTCATCAAGGTAATCCCCGGCGAGTACACCGCCTCCTGCTTCATCACCACCGACAGGAGCAGCAACCAGATAACGGGCTTCTACGCGGGGGCGATGGCATCGGCCCACACGCTCTCATTTCATGAGCTCAAGAATGAAAAAGTCGAGATAGCCATCATCTCTCCCAACGATCCCGGGGCCATGGTGAAATACTGCAGAGAGTGCAGGGAAGCCTCCATACCCTTCATCTTTGACCCTGGCCACCAGATCCCGCGTCTTGAGCCGGAACAGATACTGGAAAACATCAGGGGGTCCAGATTCACCATCCAGAACGACTACGAGCTGGACATGATCCTTCACAAGACAGGAAAATCAGAGCAGGAGCTCCTGGAAATCACAGGGGGCCTGATCGTGACCAAGGGATCCCAGGGCTCCTTCATCAAGACGAAAGAACAGACCTATTCGATACCTCCCGTCACGCCGCGGATAGTGGCTGATCCCACCGGTGCAGGCGACGCCTACCGGTCGGCCATCATCATGGGCATCCTCTGTGGCCTTGACTTCATGGCCATGGGAAAACTTGCGAGCCTTGTCGCCACGTACGTGGTGGAAGTATGCGGCACGACAGAGCATCATTTCACTTTTCAGGAGCTTAAAGCGCGGTATGAGCAGGTATTCGGCGAGGCCCTTCCTATGCCGGTGCCAGGGGAAGGGTAA
- a CDS encoding GAF domain-containing sensor histidine kinase → MGEDYIEALLASRKKPVEQVQKPPAVPEDLSKLEQQKKFLEARFDCLIRVISLFGQSASLEDLLRILVSQGQILVPFEALELMKMDESEEHLVAYSVCYEGIIQWGLRLNYRGTEMEDIVKERRISRIGNIHEEPEFPVSDIVHIYKIVSILQIPVASPGRFWGFLNLYHRKPSVFTQAHLEVTQLFCALLASFFENELLNEKVSLFKQSAQVVSEPDYAMSLYLKSEVRALQERIVEKCQSMGEKGMGKLTTKQEDAIKDVREAAELAQRRIDHLNEYVLLTGGQVYLERRKVDLARSLADAQERIKAKIDDKSLRIFVEIDKKFPQVVADYKKLQRILVALLENAVEASKAGSLLRVNVSREGDMAAISVCDYGDEINPLDFEAILAPYGKIEHTASTKHGKIILNVPVTKILVELHGGKMWIESSKEEGTAFCFTLPLAPA, encoded by the coding sequence ATGGGCGAAGATTACATTGAAGCATTGCTTGCGAGCAGGAAAAAGCCTGTTGAGCAGGTGCAGAAGCCGCCGGCAGTTCCCGAGGATCTGTCAAAGCTTGAGCAGCAGAAGAAGTTCCTGGAAGCCAGATTTGACTGCCTCATAAGGGTAATCAGCCTTTTTGGCCAGTCTGCCTCACTTGAGGATCTTCTCAGGATCCTGGTGAGCCAGGGGCAGATTCTTGTGCCCTTCGAGGCTCTGGAACTGATGAAGATGGATGAATCGGAAGAGCACCTCGTGGCCTACTCCGTCTGTTATGAGGGGATTATCCAGTGGGGTCTCCGCCTCAATTACAGGGGCACCGAGATGGAAGACATCGTGAAGGAGAGAAGGATATCCCGCATAGGCAATATCCACGAAGAGCCCGAGTTCCCCGTGAGCGATATCGTCCATATTTACAAGATTGTCTCTATTCTCCAGATACCTGTTGCTTCGCCCGGCAGGTTCTGGGGGTTTCTGAACCTCTATCACCGCAAGCCCAGCGTCTTCACCCAGGCCCACCTTGAAGTGACGCAGCTCTTCTGCGCCCTCCTTGCCTCCTTCTTTGAGAATGAGCTCCTCAACGAAAAGGTGAGCCTCTTCAAGCAGTCCGCCCAGGTGGTGAGCGAGCCCGATTATGCCATGTCCCTCTATTTAAAGAGCGAAGTGAGGGCTCTCCAGGAGAGGATCGTCGAAAAATGCCAGAGCATGGGTGAAAAGGGCATGGGGAAGCTCACCACCAAGCAGGAAGATGCCATAAAGGATGTTCGTGAGGCGGCGGAACTCGCCCAGAGGAGGATTGATCACCTCAACGAGTATGTGCTGCTCACGGGGGGACAGGTGTACCTCGAGCGGCGGAAGGTAGATCTCGCAAGGTCTCTGGCCGATGCCCAGGAGCGCATCAAGGCGAAAATCGACGACAAGAGCCTCCGCATCTTTGTGGAGATTGACAAGAAATTTCCCCAGGTGGTGGCCGATTACAAGAAGCTCCAGCGGATATTGGTGGCCCTTCTGGAGAATGCCGTCGAGGCAAGCAAGGCAGGGAGTCTGCTGAGAGTCAATGTATCCCGCGAGGGCGACATGGCTGCCATTTCCGTGTGTGATTACGGCGACGAGATCAATCCCCTGGATTTCGAGGCAATACTGGCTCCCTACGGAAAGATTGAGCATACGGCCTCGACAAAGCATGGCAAGATAATCCTGAATGTCCCGGTAACGAAAATCCTTGTAGAGCTCCATGGGGGGAAGATGTGGATCGAGTCCTCCAAAGAAGAGGGCACGGCCTTCTGTTTTACCCTTCCCCTGGCACCGGCATAG
- the mraZ gene encoding division/cell wall cluster transcriptional repressor MraZ, translating into MVKGGNKWEKVKMPDLKTQFTGEHKYSLDSKGRLIIPAELREGLGESFYMVRGLERCISLFPPGEWAKLVAKMEELPISNPYARSLVRFFGSGVRLCEPDSHCRIIIPPPWRDHAGLDKKVVLVGVFNKVEVWSDENWAKASRTNYQGELAVAEDLAAQIIALGI; encoded by the coding sequence GTGGTTAAAGGTGGGAATAAGTGGGAAAAAGTGAAGATGCCTGACCTGAAAACACAGTTTACTGGTGAGCACAAGTACTCGCTGGACTCAAAAGGGAGGTTGATAATACCGGCAGAGCTGAGGGAAGGACTGGGAGAGAGCTTCTACATGGTGAGGGGACTTGAAAGGTGCATATCACTCTTCCCCCCCGGAGAATGGGCCAAACTGGTGGCCAAAATGGAAGAGCTCCCCATCTCGAATCCCTACGCGCGATCCCTCGTAAGGTTCTTCGGATCGGGCGTGAGGCTCTGTGAACCGGACAGCCACTGCCGCATCATCATACCGCCGCCCTGGCGGGACCACGCCGGGCTCGACAAGAAAGTGGTCCTCGTGGGGGTCTTCAACAAGGTGGAAGTATGGAGCGACGAAAACTGGGCAAAGGCATCGCGGACGAACTACCAGGGAGAGCTGGCCGTGGCGGAAGACCTGGCGGCACAGATAATCGCCCTGGGAATATAG